One genomic segment of Cellulophaga sp. HaHaR_3_176 includes these proteins:
- the rpmC gene encoding 50S ribosomal protein L29, protein MKQSEVKELSVEELGLKLAEAKKQHSDMKIAHSVTPLENPLQIRKARRIVARIATELTKRDNQ, encoded by the coding sequence ATGAAACAATCAGAAGTAAAGGAATTATCTGTTGAAGAATTAGGCTTGAAATTAGCTGAAGCTAAAAAGCAACATTCAGATATGAAAATAGCTCACAGTGTAACACCACTTGAGAACCCGCTTCAAATAAGAAAAGCGAGAAGAATAGTGGCTAGAATAGCGACAGAATTAACTAAAAGGGATAACCAATAA
- the rplP gene encoding 50S ribosomal protein L16, with amino-acid sequence MLQPKRTKFRKTQKGRMKGISGRGHQLSNGMFGIKSLDTSFITSRQIEAARIAATRYMKREGQMWIKIFPDKPITKKPLEVRMGKGKGAPEYFVAVVLPGRIMFEIGGVSQEIAKEALRLAAQKLPVKTKFIVARDYSA; translated from the coding sequence ATGTTACAACCAAAAAGAACGAAATTTCGTAAGACGCAAAAGGGAAGAATGAAAGGTATCTCTGGTAGAGGTCACCAACTTTCCAATGGTATGTTCGGTATAAAATCTTTGGATACAAGTTTTATAACGTCTAGACAAATAGAAGCTGCACGTATTGCAGCTACTAGATATATGAAAAGAGAAGGGCAAATGTGGATTAAAATATTTCCAGATAAGCCAATTACCAAAAAGCCTTTAGAGGTTCGTATGGGTAAAGGTAAGGGTGCTCCTGAGTACTTTGTTGCTGTTGTATTGCCAGGTAGAATTATGTTTGAAATCGGTGGTGTATCTCAAGAGATCGCAAAAGAAGCTTTACGTCTTGCGGCGCAGAAGTTGCCAGTAAAAACAAAATTCATTGTTGCTAGAGATTATTCAGCTTAA
- the rpsC gene encoding 30S ribosomal protein S3, translating into MGQKTNPIGIRLGIIRGWESNWYGGNDYGDKLAEDDKIRKYVHARLAKASVSRVIIERTLKLITITITTARPGIIIGKGGQEVDKLKEELKKITDKEVQINIFEIKRPEVDANLVAASIARQIENRISFRRAIKMSIAAAMRMNAEGIKVQISGRLNGAEMARSESYKDGRIPLSTFRADIDYALHEAHTTYGRLGIKVWIMKGEVYGKRDLSPLVGMEKGQSSKGGKQDGNKKPRRRK; encoded by the coding sequence ATGGGACAGAAGACAAATCCAATAGGAATTCGTTTAGGTATCATCAGAGGATGGGAATCTAACTGGTATGGTGGAAATGATTACGGTGATAAATTAGCCGAAGACGATAAAATCAGAAAATATGTTCATGCACGTTTAGCTAAGGCGAGTGTGTCAAGAGTTATTATTGAGCGTACTCTAAAACTTATAACTATTACTATTACAACTGCTAGACCTGGTATTATTATCGGTAAAGGTGGTCAGGAAGTAGATAAGTTGAAGGAGGAGCTTAAGAAGATTACTGATAAAGAGGTTCAAATAAATATTTTTGAAATTAAGAGACCTGAAGTTGATGCAAATTTAGTTGCGGCTAGTATTGCTCGTCAAATTGAAAATAGAATTTCGTTTAGACGTGCTATCAAAATGTCAATTGCAGCTGCAATGCGTATGAATGCAGAGGGAATCAAAGTTCAAATTTCTGGACGTTTAAATGGAGCTGAAATGGCCCGTTCTGAGTCTTATAAAGATGGAAGAATACCATTATCTACATTTAGAGCTGATATTGATTATGCTTTACACGAGGCTCATACTACTTATGGAAGATTAGGTATAAAAGTATGGATCATGAAAGGTGAAGTATATGGTAAGAGAGATCTATCACCTTTAGTTGGCATGGAAAAAGGTCAATCATCTAAAGGAGGGAAGCAGGATGGTAACAAGAAGCCACGTCGTAGAAAGTAA
- the rplV gene encoding 50S ribosomal protein L22: MGVRKKQMAERIKAEKKQIAFAKLNNCPTSPRKMRLVADLVRGVEIEKALAILKFNSKEASRKLEKLLLSAIANWQAKNEDASVEDAALFIKEIRVDGGAMLKRLRPAPQGRAHRIRKRSNHVTLVLDSNNNVQS; the protein is encoded by the coding sequence ATGGGAGTTCGTAAAAAACAAATGGCCGAAAGAATAAAGGCAGAGAAAAAGCAGATTGCTTTTGCTAAGTTAAATAACTGTCCTACTTCACCAAGAAAGATGCGTTTAGTTGCTGACTTGGTAAGGGGTGTTGAAATTGAAAAAGCACTTGCTATTTTAAAATTCAATTCTAAAGAGGCTTCTCGTAAATTAGAGAAATTGCTTTTATCAGCAATTGCTAACTGGCAAGCTAAAAATGAAGACGCTAGTGTTGAAGATGCTGCTCTCTTTATTAAGGAGATTAGAGTTGATGGTGGGGCTATGTTGAAAAGACTTAGACCTGCTCCGCAGGGTAGAGCACATAGAATTAGAAAACGTTCCAATCATGTTACATTAGTATTGGATTCTAACAATAACGTACAAAGCTAG